Proteins from one Megalops cyprinoides isolate fMegCyp1 chromosome 11, fMegCyp1.pri, whole genome shotgun sequence genomic window:
- the LOC118786150 gene encoding fidgetin-like isoform X1, producing the protein MISCTTVNGIKMQWTPEHAQWAEQHFDISSTTRSPAHKAESYRGHLQPTYQYAWANDDISALTASNLLKKYAEKYSGILEGPGERALLSSYSDAAPGLLNGRKSEGEPWLEGVYPVNCVPDVISVSKSGASTGLPPADVSASIGSSPGVAGNLTEPSYSSSNCRSHTASALHAELSSQEYTAGYNGSYLHSSYGGQPASALPSPHPSPLHSAGLLQPPPPPPPPSLVPSYNAGSPNLSGYNYPPAGYPPQTAVAPVYSPGGAPPPSAYLPSGIAAPTPLPPSTLPSYTYQSHNLTPIAPTPLSSSSASSLKRKAFYMAEQGEMDSSYGNFTYSQQRSTQSPMYRMPDNNISDASRGNGFDRSAEVLSLPFKPTKQLMPSDQQRKFSGQSGRALTPPSFGSAKGSSGGSKPGESFGKFAPGVMGEHGDDHRQHLSHPMPGPTSSSHPAEEQLKSSDPRLLEMVTTEILQQGPPVDWSDIAGLDLAKAAIKDEVLWPILRPDVFSGLSALPRSVLLFGPQGTGRTLLARCIASQLGAAFLRLSGSALVTKWLGEGEKIVHASFLVARCRQPAVVFVSEVDMLLSAQLSEESPVNRIRGELLAQLDAVLSSAEDHVLVVCSTSKPEEMDESLRRYFPKRLLVPLPDSGARHQIISQFLSQHNYCLSDKEVALVVQRTEGFSGLDVARLCQEAVVGPLHGMPGADLSAMLPGQLRPVTYQDFENVLCKVQPSISQKELDTYTEWNKMYGGSQ; encoded by the coding sequence GCATAAAGATGCAGTGGACCCCAGAGCATGCACAGTGGGCAGAACAGCACTTTGACATCAGCTCCACCACACGCTCCCCAGCACACAAGGCGGAGTCCTACAGGGGACACCTGCAGCCGACCTACCAGTACGCCTGGGCCAACGACGACATCTCCGCACTGACTGCCTCCAACCTCCTGAAGAAGTACGCCGAGAAGTACTCGGGGATTTTGGAGGGTCCGGGCGAGAGGGCCCTGCTTAGCTCCTACTCGGACGCTGCTCCGGGGCTTCTGAACGGGAGGAAGTCGGAGGGCGAGCCCTGGCTGGAGGGGGTGTACCCTGTGAACTGCGTCCCGGATGTCATTTCGGTGAGTAAGAGCGGGGCGAGCACCGGCCTGCCGCCGGCGGACGTGTCGGCCAGCATCGGGAGCTCGCCAGGCGTGGCAGGAAACCTGACAGAGCCCAGCTACTCCAGCAGCAACTGCCGGAGTCACACGGCCTCCGCCCTACATGCGGAGCTGTCGTCTCAGGAATACACCGCGGGCTACAACGGCTCCTACCTGCATTCAAGCTATGGAGGGCAGCCTGCCTCGGCACtgccctctccccacccctcgCCTTTGCACAGCGCCGGGCTCCTgcagccccctcccccgccccctcccccctccctggtGCCCAGCTACAACGCCGGGTCCCCCAACCTTTCCGGTTATAATTACCCTCCGGCGGGGTACCCCCCGCAGACCGCCGTCGCCCCCGTGTACAGCCCGGGAGGGGCACCCCCTCCTTCTGCCTACCTGCCGTCGGGAATCGCGGCCCCCacacctctgcccccctccaccctccccagCTATACCTACCAGTCCCATAACCTCACGCCGATTGCACCAACACCTCTGAGCAGCAGTTCAGCCAGCTCTCTGAAGAGAAAAGCTTTCTATATGGCAGAGCAAGGAGAAATGGACTCCAGTTATGGAAATTTCACCTACAGCCAACAGCGCTCGACTCAGAGCCCCATGTACAGAATGCCGGACAACAACATTTCAGACGCGAGCCGGGGGAATGGGTTTGACAGAAGTGCTGAGGTGTTATCTTTGCCGTTTAAGCCCACCAAGCAGCTGATGCCGTCAGATCAGCAGAGGAAGTTCAGCGGCCAGTCCGGCAGGGcgctcacccctccctccttcgGCTCGGCCAAGGGCTCCTCGGGTGGCTCCAAGCCGGGCGAGTCCTTCGGGAAGTTCGCTCCAGGCGTCATGGGCGAGCACGGTGACGATCACCGGCAGCACCTATCCCACCCCATGCCGGGACCTACCTCATCCTCCCACCCCGCCGAGGAGCAGCTGAAGAGCAGTGACCCGCGGCTGCTGGAGATGGTCACCACAGAGATCCTCCAACAGGGCCCCCCGGTGGACTGGAGCGACATCGCGGGCCTGGACCTGGCCAAGGCCGCCATCAAGGACGAGGTGCTGTGGCCCATACTGCGGCCAGACGTGTTCAGCGGGCTGTCCGCTCTGCCCCGGAGCGTTCTCCTCTTCGGACCTCAGGGAACCGGCAGGACGCTGCTGGCCCGCTGCATCGCCAGCCAGCTGGGGGCCGCCTTCCTCCGGCTCAGCGGCTCCGCCCTCGTCACCAAGTGGCTGGGCGAGGGCGAGAAGATCGTCCACGCCTCCTTCCTGGTGGCGCGGTGCCGGCAGCCGGCGGTGGTGTTTGTCAGCGAGGTGGACATGCTGCTGTCGGCCCAACTGAGCGAGGAGAGCCCGGTGAACCGGATCAGGGGAGAGCTGCTGGCCCAGCTGGACGCCGTCCTCTCCTCGGCTGAGGATCATGTGCTGGTGGTCTGCTCCACCAGCAAGCCCGAGGAGATGGACGAGTCGCTCAGGAGGTACTTCCCCAAGCGGCTCCTCGTCCCCCTACCGGACAGCGGGGCGAGGCACCAGATAATCAGCCAGTTCCTCTCACAGCACAACTACTGCCTCAGTGACAAAGAGGTGGCGCTGGTGGTCCAGAGGACGGAGGGCTTCTCGGGGCTGGACGTGGCTCGGCTGTGCCAGGAGGCGGTGGTCGGCCCCCTGCACGGCATGCCAGGTGCTGACCTGTCGGCCATGCTGCCCGGCCAGCTGAGACCGGTCACTTACCAGGATTTTGAGAATGTTCTCTGTAAAGTCCAGCCCAGTATATCGCAGAAAGAGCTTGACACTTACACAGAATGGAACAAAATGTACGGGGGCAGCCAATGA
- the LOC118786150 gene encoding fidgetin-like isoform X2 produces MQWTPEHAQWAEQHFDISSTTRSPAHKAESYRGHLQPTYQYAWANDDISALTASNLLKKYAEKYSGILEGPGERALLSSYSDAAPGLLNGRKSEGEPWLEGVYPVNCVPDVISVSKSGASTGLPPADVSASIGSSPGVAGNLTEPSYSSSNCRSHTASALHAELSSQEYTAGYNGSYLHSSYGGQPASALPSPHPSPLHSAGLLQPPPPPPPPSLVPSYNAGSPNLSGYNYPPAGYPPQTAVAPVYSPGGAPPPSAYLPSGIAAPTPLPPSTLPSYTYQSHNLTPIAPTPLSSSSASSLKRKAFYMAEQGEMDSSYGNFTYSQQRSTQSPMYRMPDNNISDASRGNGFDRSAEVLSLPFKPTKQLMPSDQQRKFSGQSGRALTPPSFGSAKGSSGGSKPGESFGKFAPGVMGEHGDDHRQHLSHPMPGPTSSSHPAEEQLKSSDPRLLEMVTTEILQQGPPVDWSDIAGLDLAKAAIKDEVLWPILRPDVFSGLSALPRSVLLFGPQGTGRTLLARCIASQLGAAFLRLSGSALVTKWLGEGEKIVHASFLVARCRQPAVVFVSEVDMLLSAQLSEESPVNRIRGELLAQLDAVLSSAEDHVLVVCSTSKPEEMDESLRRYFPKRLLVPLPDSGARHQIISQFLSQHNYCLSDKEVALVVQRTEGFSGLDVARLCQEAVVGPLHGMPGADLSAMLPGQLRPVTYQDFENVLCKVQPSISQKELDTYTEWNKMYGGSQ; encoded by the coding sequence ATGCAGTGGACCCCAGAGCATGCACAGTGGGCAGAACAGCACTTTGACATCAGCTCCACCACACGCTCCCCAGCACACAAGGCGGAGTCCTACAGGGGACACCTGCAGCCGACCTACCAGTACGCCTGGGCCAACGACGACATCTCCGCACTGACTGCCTCCAACCTCCTGAAGAAGTACGCCGAGAAGTACTCGGGGATTTTGGAGGGTCCGGGCGAGAGGGCCCTGCTTAGCTCCTACTCGGACGCTGCTCCGGGGCTTCTGAACGGGAGGAAGTCGGAGGGCGAGCCCTGGCTGGAGGGGGTGTACCCTGTGAACTGCGTCCCGGATGTCATTTCGGTGAGTAAGAGCGGGGCGAGCACCGGCCTGCCGCCGGCGGACGTGTCGGCCAGCATCGGGAGCTCGCCAGGCGTGGCAGGAAACCTGACAGAGCCCAGCTACTCCAGCAGCAACTGCCGGAGTCACACGGCCTCCGCCCTACATGCGGAGCTGTCGTCTCAGGAATACACCGCGGGCTACAACGGCTCCTACCTGCATTCAAGCTATGGAGGGCAGCCTGCCTCGGCACtgccctctccccacccctcgCCTTTGCACAGCGCCGGGCTCCTgcagccccctcccccgccccctcccccctccctggtGCCCAGCTACAACGCCGGGTCCCCCAACCTTTCCGGTTATAATTACCCTCCGGCGGGGTACCCCCCGCAGACCGCCGTCGCCCCCGTGTACAGCCCGGGAGGGGCACCCCCTCCTTCTGCCTACCTGCCGTCGGGAATCGCGGCCCCCacacctctgcccccctccaccctccccagCTATACCTACCAGTCCCATAACCTCACGCCGATTGCACCAACACCTCTGAGCAGCAGTTCAGCCAGCTCTCTGAAGAGAAAAGCTTTCTATATGGCAGAGCAAGGAGAAATGGACTCCAGTTATGGAAATTTCACCTACAGCCAACAGCGCTCGACTCAGAGCCCCATGTACAGAATGCCGGACAACAACATTTCAGACGCGAGCCGGGGGAATGGGTTTGACAGAAGTGCTGAGGTGTTATCTTTGCCGTTTAAGCCCACCAAGCAGCTGATGCCGTCAGATCAGCAGAGGAAGTTCAGCGGCCAGTCCGGCAGGGcgctcacccctccctccttcgGCTCGGCCAAGGGCTCCTCGGGTGGCTCCAAGCCGGGCGAGTCCTTCGGGAAGTTCGCTCCAGGCGTCATGGGCGAGCACGGTGACGATCACCGGCAGCACCTATCCCACCCCATGCCGGGACCTACCTCATCCTCCCACCCCGCCGAGGAGCAGCTGAAGAGCAGTGACCCGCGGCTGCTGGAGATGGTCACCACAGAGATCCTCCAACAGGGCCCCCCGGTGGACTGGAGCGACATCGCGGGCCTGGACCTGGCCAAGGCCGCCATCAAGGACGAGGTGCTGTGGCCCATACTGCGGCCAGACGTGTTCAGCGGGCTGTCCGCTCTGCCCCGGAGCGTTCTCCTCTTCGGACCTCAGGGAACCGGCAGGACGCTGCTGGCCCGCTGCATCGCCAGCCAGCTGGGGGCCGCCTTCCTCCGGCTCAGCGGCTCCGCCCTCGTCACCAAGTGGCTGGGCGAGGGCGAGAAGATCGTCCACGCCTCCTTCCTGGTGGCGCGGTGCCGGCAGCCGGCGGTGGTGTTTGTCAGCGAGGTGGACATGCTGCTGTCGGCCCAACTGAGCGAGGAGAGCCCGGTGAACCGGATCAGGGGAGAGCTGCTGGCCCAGCTGGACGCCGTCCTCTCCTCGGCTGAGGATCATGTGCTGGTGGTCTGCTCCACCAGCAAGCCCGAGGAGATGGACGAGTCGCTCAGGAGGTACTTCCCCAAGCGGCTCCTCGTCCCCCTACCGGACAGCGGGGCGAGGCACCAGATAATCAGCCAGTTCCTCTCACAGCACAACTACTGCCTCAGTGACAAAGAGGTGGCGCTGGTGGTCCAGAGGACGGAGGGCTTCTCGGGGCTGGACGTGGCTCGGCTGTGCCAGGAGGCGGTGGTCGGCCCCCTGCACGGCATGCCAGGTGCTGACCTGTCGGCCATGCTGCCCGGCCAGCTGAGACCGGTCACTTACCAGGATTTTGAGAATGTTCTCTGTAAAGTCCAGCCCAGTATATCGCAGAAAGAGCTTGACACTTACACAGAATGGAACAAAATGTACGGGGGCAGCCAATGA